In Salinigranum marinum, one DNA window encodes the following:
- a CDS encoding HAD family hydrolase, translated as MTDSDLTAEARTLDSFDAVVYDLDGTLVRLVVDWDAVARDAAARFETHGVDAAGYDLWAMLDLADERGLRAEIEAVIADHERTGARDSHRLPLADRLLDHDTPVGVCSLNCEASVRIALETHDLRDGVDAVVGRDTVATRKPDPEPLLATLRSVDIAPNRAVFVGDSPRDRTTAERAGVAYRSVDSF; from the coding sequence GTGACCGACTCCGATCTCACGGCCGAAGCCCGGACGCTCGACTCGTTCGACGCGGTCGTCTACGATCTCGACGGGACGCTCGTCCGTCTCGTCGTCGACTGGGACGCCGTCGCCCGCGACGCCGCCGCGCGTTTCGAGACACACGGCGTCGACGCCGCCGGGTACGACCTCTGGGCGATGCTCGACCTCGCGGACGAGCGTGGACTCCGGGCCGAGATCGAGGCCGTCATCGCCGACCACGAACGGACTGGCGCGCGGGACTCCCACCGACTCCCGCTGGCTGACCGACTCCTCGACCACGACACCCCCGTCGGCGTCTGCTCGCTCAACTGCGAGGCGAGCGTCCGGATCGCCCTCGAAACGCACGACCTCCGGGACGGCGTCGACGCCGTCGTGGGGCGCGACACGGTCGCGACGCGCAAGCCGGATCCCGAACCGCTCTTGGCGACGCTCCGGTCGGTCGACATCGCCCCCAACCGTGCGGTGTTCGTCGGCGACTCGCCACGGGACCGGACGACCGCCGAACGCGCCGGCGTGGCGTACCGGTCGGTCGACTCGTTCTGA
- a CDS encoding acyl-CoA dehydrogenase family protein, with protein sequence MALATTGTLSEEQRAIRDLVREFAVEEIRPTARESDATETFPEAVWDGLADLDLTGLTTPERYGGFDVDRLTYSVVNEEVAYGQLAVATALSVHCLATSCIAEFGGERLKERYLPDMAAGRPVGMFALSEPGAGSNPAEMTTVARREGDEYVITGEKQWITNGERGEVCIVFARTDPDDPGSVTQFLVPKSAGIEVGPKEHKLGLRASDTTALTFDEVKIPAENRLTPEGKGLSAAFHILTGGRIGIAAQAVGLSQAALDEAVAYANQREQFDGPIADIQAVRHKLADMATRVHASRLLVYEAARQADAGADPRIAASMAKYFASEAAVDVCNEAVQVHGGYGYTTDFPVERFYRDAKILTIYEGTSEIQKEIIARGVVD encoded by the coding sequence ATGGCACTGGCAACGACGGGCACACTCTCCGAGGAACAGCGGGCGATCCGCGACCTCGTCCGCGAGTTCGCCGTCGAGGAGATCCGGCCGACGGCGCGGGAGTCGGACGCGACCGAGACGTTCCCCGAGGCGGTGTGGGACGGGCTCGCGGACCTCGATCTGACGGGGCTCACGACGCCGGAGCGGTACGGCGGCTTCGACGTCGACCGCCTCACCTACAGCGTCGTCAACGAGGAGGTCGCCTACGGGCAACTCGCGGTGGCGACGGCGCTATCGGTCCACTGTCTGGCGACGTCGTGCATCGCCGAGTTCGGTGGCGAGCGCCTGAAGGAGCGGTACCTCCCCGACATGGCCGCGGGCCGTCCGGTCGGGATGTTCGCGCTCTCGGAGCCGGGTGCGGGATCGAACCCCGCCGAGATGACGACGGTCGCGAGGAGGGAGGGAGATGAGTACGTCATCACGGGCGAGAAGCAGTGGATCACGAACGGCGAGCGCGGCGAGGTGTGTATCGTCTTCGCCAGGACGGATCCCGACGACCCCGGCTCGGTGACGCAGTTTCTCGTCCCGAAGTCGGCGGGCATCGAGGTCGGGCCGAAAGAGCACAAACTGGGGCTCCGGGCCTCGGACACGACGGCCCTGACGTTCGACGAGGTCAAGATACCGGCCGAGAACCGCCTGACACCGGAGGGGAAGGGCCTATCTGCGGCGTTTCACATCCTCACCGGGGGTCGGATCGGGATCGCGGCGCAGGCGGTCGGGCTCTCGCAGGCCGCCCTCGACGAGGCGGTCGCCTACGCCAACCAGCGCGAGCAGTTCGACGGCCCGATCGCCGACATCCAGGCCGTCCGGCACAAACTCGCCGACATGGCCACGCGGGTCCACGCCTCGCGGCTGCTCGTCTACGAGGCGGCCCGCCAGGCCGACGCCGGCGCGGACCCCCGGATCGCGGCGTCGATGGCGAAGTACTTCGCCAGCGAGGCGGCCGTCGACGTCTGTAACGAGGCGGTCCAGGTCCACGGCGGGTACGGCTACACCACCGACTTCCCCGTCGAACGGTTCTATCGCGACGCGAAGATCCTCACCATCTACGAGGGGACCTCCGAGATACAGAAGGAGATCATCGCCCGCGGCGTCGTCGACTGA
- a CDS encoding carboxypeptidase-like regulatory domain-containing protein: MQWRTLLTVTLVVVASLAGASGPVGAQSQSESELVTLTVELVVPSSNQRVGGAELVARWDGGQTTATTASNGRAFLDVPEAATVEITIGDSDYTRNEPYRIRVATEREHTIEVARKAELDVVVRDAEGPVGDARVVLRQDDLAVATGRTDSSGRFQSGTVAQGRYTLSVVRPGYYRTTTDIVVAGSPEQTVNIESGRVDYDIAVEDPHFDPAQPVANATVSIEGVGNRTTDERGAVGTLVPVNSDVRVRVSKAGYGTVTETITVNESEGSASFSLSREPSLSLTTLNERVVVGEVVAVEVTNAYGEPAGGVALLLDGERVGQTDSGGEAAVRIEEAGDHELRARRGEATSTAVTVRGVGEGSTGAAETDADVVTTGVDTAAPAGDGGFGLRSLAPFAVLAALGVVLALVLLRRRRGQDEWTEGGTDDEWTEGGVDEEWTEGGEDE; encoded by the coding sequence ATGCAGTGGCGTACCCTACTGACTGTCACGTTGGTCGTCGTCGCGTCGCTCGCCGGCGCGTCGGGACCGGTCGGAGCACAGTCTCAGTCCGAGTCGGAGCTGGTCACGCTGACGGTCGAACTGGTGGTCCCCTCCTCGAACCAGCGGGTCGGCGGCGCGGAGCTCGTCGCCCGCTGGGACGGCGGACAGACGACCGCCACGACCGCGTCGAACGGCCGCGCGTTCCTCGACGTCCCGGAGGCGGCGACCGTCGAGATCACGATCGGCGACTCCGACTACACACGGAACGAGCCCTACCGCATCCGCGTCGCAACCGAGCGGGAACACACCATCGAGGTCGCCCGGAAGGCGGAGCTCGACGTCGTCGTCCGCGACGCCGAGGGTCCCGTCGGGGACGCCCGCGTCGTGCTCCGGCAGGACGACCTCGCGGTCGCGACCGGGCGGACGGATTCGAGTGGGCGGTTCCAGAGCGGGACCGTCGCGCAGGGCCGGTACACGCTCTCCGTCGTGCGTCCGGGCTACTACCGGACGACGACGGACATCGTCGTCGCCGGCTCGCCCGAACAGACCGTCAACATCGAGAGCGGCCGGGTCGACTACGACATCGCCGTCGAGGATCCCCACTTCGACCCCGCCCAACCGGTCGCGAACGCGACCGTCTCGATCGAGGGCGTCGGGAACCGCACCACGGACGAACGCGGAGCCGTCGGCACGCTCGTCCCGGTGAACAGCGACGTCCGCGTCCGGGTCTCGAAGGCGGGCTACGGGACCGTGACCGAGACGATCACCGTCAACGAGAGCGAGGGATCGGCGTCGTTCTCGCTCAGCCGTGAGCCGTCGCTGTCGCTCACCACACTGAACGAGCGGGTCGTGGTCGGCGAGGTCGTCGCCGTGGAGGTGACGAACGCCTACGGCGAACCCGCCGGGGGTGTCGCGCTCCTCCTCGACGGCGAACGCGTGGGACAGACCGACTCTGGCGGCGAGGCAGCCGTCCGGATCGAGGAGGCCGGCGACCACGAACTCCGTGCGCGCCGCGGCGAGGCGACCTCGACGGCGGTGACCGTCCGCGGCGTCGGCGAAGGGTCGACGGGGGCCGCGGAGACGGACGCCGATGTCGTGACGACCGGTGTCGATACGGCGGCACCCGCCGGGGACGGGGGCTTCGGCCTGCGGTCGCTCGCCCCGTTCGCCGTGCTCGCGGCGCTCGGCGTCGTGCTCGCGCTCGTCCTCCTCCGGCGGCGACGTGGGCAAGACGAGTGGACGGAGGGCGGGACCGACGACGAGTGGACAGAGGGTGGAGTCGACGAGGAGTGGACGGAGGGCGGGGAAGACGAGTAG
- a CDS encoding alanyl-tRNA editing protein — MHSRAPAEPEVRTFEAEVTAVEGSTVELDRSWFYPEGGGQPADRGTVAGHPVVDVQKRDGAVEHTLSPAGDDALDLAPGETVACVVDDAFRTYCMRAHTASHVLYGAGRRLLDDLGYGGFGITDEKVRVDFATSTDIDDATLVELERLVNRTVWDSRPVSWEQLSTEEAHSREDVAFNTKTEEGVMAGSDTVRIVTVDGWDVAACGGTHVSNTEEIGPVEVLDRSNPGEGLTRVEFAVGEPGIGRRATVHRAALDAASELGVAVTDLPETVVSLRDENERLSAQLSELRGEVLDGRVRSFERVDHDGATWRIGTVSGFDANEAGEAAKRVAGDGNDVVATVGDGERPFVVVASSGAVHAGDVVDAVTEAFGGGGGGGPPFAQGGGLDANPEEVVTFLRGYDRSA, encoded by the coding sequence GTGCACTCCCGAGCCCCTGCAGAACCCGAGGTCCGGACGTTCGAAGCCGAGGTAACGGCGGTCGAAGGGTCGACCGTCGAACTGGATCGAAGCTGGTTCTACCCGGAGGGCGGCGGCCAGCCGGCCGACCGCGGCACCGTCGCGGGCCACCCGGTCGTCGACGTGCAGAAACGCGACGGCGCGGTCGAACACACGCTGTCACCCGCCGGCGACGACGCGCTCGACCTCGCGCCGGGCGAGACGGTCGCGTGCGTCGTCGACGACGCCTTTCGGACGTACTGCATGCGCGCGCACACCGCGAGCCACGTGCTCTACGGGGCCGGTCGTCGCCTGCTCGACGACCTCGGCTACGGCGGCTTCGGGATCACCGACGAGAAGGTCCGCGTCGATTTCGCCACGTCGACCGACATCGACGACGCGACGCTCGTCGAACTGGAACGGCTGGTGAACCGGACGGTGTGGGACTCTCGTCCCGTGTCGTGGGAGCAACTATCCACCGAGGAGGCTCACTCCCGCGAGGACGTCGCGTTCAACACGAAGACCGAAGAGGGCGTGATGGCCGGATCGGACACGGTTCGGATCGTGACCGTCGACGGCTGGGACGTCGCCGCCTGTGGCGGGACCCACGTCTCCAACACGGAAGAGATCGGCCCCGTCGAAGTGCTCGATCGGTCGAATCCAGGGGAGGGGCTCACCCGCGTCGAGTTCGCCGTCGGCGAGCCGGGGATCGGCCGCCGCGCGACGGTTCACCGGGCGGCGCTCGACGCCGCGAGCGAACTCGGTGTCGCCGTCACCGATCTCCCGGAGACCGTGGTCTCGCTCCGTGACGAGAACGAGCGGCTGTCGGCGCAGCTCTCGGAGCTCCGTGGCGAGGTGCTCGACGGCCGCGTTCGGTCGTTCGAGAGAGTCGATCACGACGGCGCGACCTGGCGGATCGGGACGGTTTCGGGGTTCGATGCGAACGAGGCGGGTGAGGCCGCCAAACGGGTCGCGGGCGACGGGAACGACGTCGTCGCGACGGTCGGCGACGGGGAGCGTCCGTTCGTCGTGGTCGCGTCGTCGGGGGCGGTCCACGCCGGCGACGTGGTCGACGCGGTGACGGAGGCGTTCGGCGGCGGCGGAGGCGGTGGCCCGCCGTTCGCGCAGGGCGGCGGTCTCGACGCCAACCCCGAGGAGGTCGTCACGTTCCTCCGCGGATACGACCGTTCGGCCTGA
- a CDS encoding multiprotein-bridging factor 1 family protein translates to MAKYSTGSGGGGDSGDACELCGKETGDLRRANVAGADLLVCGSCAPHGDQRGGGRSGDTGSDDGSAFEGNRKKRAAQRTAKLYDKQKGDSKRWEREGTNYEKDRLPYLVSGYGELVEEARQAEGFQLAELAAELDVDESDLLAVEQGRASRAGVGGSVVRALEQRLDVRLVDE, encoded by the coding sequence ATGGCTAAATACTCGACAGGCTCGGGTGGCGGCGGGGACTCCGGCGACGCCTGCGAGCTCTGTGGGAAGGAGACCGGTGACCTGCGACGAGCGAACGTCGCGGGTGCCGACCTCCTCGTCTGCGGTTCCTGCGCGCCTCACGGCGACCAGCGCGGCGGCGGTCGCTCCGGCGACACCGGAAGCGACGACGGCTCCGCGTTCGAGGGCAACCGCAAGAAGCGCGCCGCCCAGCGCACGGCGAAGCTGTACGACAAGCAGAAGGGCGACTCCAAGCGGTGGGAGCGCGAGGGAACGAACTACGAGAAGGACCGACTCCCGTACCTCGTCTCCGGCTACGGCGAACTGGTCGAGGAGGCGCGGCAGGCCGAGGGATTCCAACTCGCCGAGTTGGCGGCCGAACTCGACGTCGACGAGAGCGACCTGCTGGCCGTCGAACAGGGGCGCGCGTCGCGGGCCGGGGTCGGCGGCTCAGTCGTTCGGGCGCTGGAACAGCGCCTCGACGTCCGACTGGTCGACGAGTAG
- a CDS encoding DUF420 domain-containing protein — MELRARARDHIPGLTAVLTVVSLLLVFGAALGAVPRTVLPQASDAVLGLIPHVNAVISTVAIGTILLGVRAIRRGDWRRHRAFMLASLVLFVGFLALYLYKVSIQGPAPFPGPDAVYRFVYLPTLAIHILLAIVCLPLLYYVALLALTHPVAELTGTRHARVGRVAAALWLVSFVLGNVVYAFLYVVY; from the coding sequence ATGGAACTTCGTGCCCGCGCACGCGATCACATCCCCGGTCTGACCGCCGTGCTCACCGTCGTCTCTCTGCTCTTGGTCTTCGGCGCAGCGCTCGGTGCGGTCCCGCGAACCGTCCTCCCTCAGGCGTCCGATGCCGTCCTCGGTCTGATCCCCCACGTCAACGCCGTCATCAGCACGGTCGCCATCGGCACGATCCTCCTCGGCGTCCGGGCCATCCGCCGGGGGGACTGGCGACGACACCGCGCGTTCATGCTCGCGTCGCTCGTCCTGTTCGTCGGCTTCCTCGCGCTGTACCTCTACAAGGTGAGCATCCAGGGGCCGGCACCGTTCCCCGGCCCCGACGCAGTCTATCGGTTCGTCTACCTCCCGACCCTGGCGATCCACATCCTCCTCGCGATCGTCTGTCTCCCGCTCCTGTACTACGTCGCCCTCCTCGCGCTCACCCACCCCGTCGCGGAGCTCACCGGGACGCGTCACGCGCGGGTCGGTCGGGTCGCCGCCGCGCTGTGGCTTGTCTCGTTCGTCCTCGGGAACGTCGTGTACGCGTTCCTGTACGTCGTCTACTGA
- a CDS encoding cupredoxin domain-containing protein: MTSNGGGEQDPLGPNDLARRTVLKATGGAAALSVGTGSVAGAVDGESAVEQVGTAGVKNVVDPVFGFAAMGPNPCAGTDGTDCLGAFPEPIRPAARVDMHIEIPEVLFAVAEAGGLSNETTAAINEAVADGSLTGDDLPDGGTQIDGEQLSVTAVAEALVDTAGFHFDPAGLRVQPGDVVLFNAESPDHGVAAFHQRHGRQNRVPAGVGPLSAPLVPVGGFWLAQFDTEGVYDLYCPPHGVFGMVMRVVVWDGDGSVPQLDIGPPGRPPEEENALPSIVAGLNPNVPSSAAALESQALTPENVVDQGTVGWQEVVTEYRTT, translated from the coding sequence ATGACTAGCAATGGCGGGGGAGAACAGGATCCGCTCGGACCGAACGACCTCGCACGACGGACAGTACTGAAGGCGACCGGGGGAGCCGCGGCGCTGTCGGTCGGGACGGGGTCGGTCGCGGGTGCGGTCGACGGCGAGTCGGCGGTCGAACAGGTCGGGACCGCCGGGGTGAAGAACGTCGTCGATCCGGTGTTCGGCTTCGCCGCGATGGGCCCGAACCCCTGTGCCGGCACCGACGGGACCGACTGTCTCGGGGCGTTCCCGGAGCCGATCAGGCCGGCGGCGAGGGTCGACATGCACATCGAGATTCCGGAGGTGTTGTTCGCCGTCGCGGAGGCGGGCGGCCTCTCGAACGAGACCACGGCCGCGATCAACGAAGCGGTCGCCGACGGATCGCTAACGGGGGACGACCTGCCCGACGGCGGCACGCAGATCGACGGGGAACAGCTGTCTGTCACCGCCGTCGCCGAGGCGCTCGTCGACACCGCCGGCTTCCACTTCGACCCGGCCGGACTGCGCGTCCAGCCCGGCGACGTCGTGCTGTTCAACGCGGAGTCACCGGACCACGGCGTCGCGGCCTTCCACCAGCGACACGGTCGGCAGAACCGGGTTCCCGCCGGTGTGGGGCCGCTCTCTGCACCGCTGGTGCCGGTGGGGGGCTTCTGGCTTGCGCAGTTCGACACCGAGGGCGTGTACGACCTCTACTGTCCGCCCCACGGCGTCTTCGGAATGGTGATGCGGGTGGTCGTCTGGGACGGCGACGGGTCGGTGCCCCAACTCGACATCGGGCCCCCGGGTCGGCCCCCGGAGGAGGAGAACGCGCTCCCCTCGATCGTCGCCGGGCTCAACCCGAACGTCCCGAGTTCGGCGGCAGCGCTGGAGAGCCAGGCGCTCACTCCGGAGAACGTCGTCGATCAGGGGACGGTCGGCTGGCAGGAGGTCGTCACGGAGTACCGCACGACGTAA